From Nitrospira sp., the proteins below share one genomic window:
- a CDS encoding ubiquitin-like protein Pup, protein MEKQERKQEPKREPQSKDEVKANPKVVEAGKKLKEDIDKLVDEIDDVLEKNAEEFVKNYVQKGGE, encoded by the coding sequence ATGGAGAAACAAGAGCGTAAGCAGGAGCCCAAACGAGAGCCGCAGTCCAAGGACGAGGTCAAGGCGAACCCCAAGGTCGTCGAGGCCGGCAAGAAGCTCAAAGAAGATATCGACAAGCTCGTGGACGAAATCGACGACGTGCTTGAAAAGAACGCCGAAGAATTCGTCAAGAACTACGTGCAAAAGGGAGGGGAGTAG
- the recJ gene encoding single-stranded-DNA-specific exonuclease RecJ: MSKLWVFRDIDPGRRAALAQALSIAPATASLLLARGVTTADEATAWLAPVRTHDPFLIPDIEVAIDRLRQAMQQGERVCFYGDYDVDGMSATSIYLSFFRGLGADVRAYVPHRIREGYGLNEGAIRSLAAEGVTLLVTSDCGTTSHREIALAKELGMDVLVTDHHQTDEQMPPALAVMNPHRRDARYPFRGLCSGGLAYKVVDAYQQRFGPGAVPLESLLDLVALSTIADVVPLQDENRGFVRAGLQQLTRGSRCGIRALKQVAGITRDCSAETIGFKLGPRLNAAGRMDHAIKGVQLLTTESEAEARMLAQELDQLNRQRQELEAEIMREALDVLGEGEIPPAIVLGSRRWHLGVVGIVAARLVERFHRPAIVMAINEQGIGKGSARTTPGFDLYQGLAACNDLLVAFGGHPSAAGMTIQEARLPEFQARFAAVVGEWALSGDVTPTLHLDSEVALEDVNLRLIQEIGSLHPFGAGNPEPMFAVKGLAIMEARVVGEKHLKMTVRQGRSLPFDSIGFGMKSLAEQGLSLKTPVDLAFTPELNHWNGYDRIQLRIRDMRAASTG, encoded by the coding sequence ATGTCTAAGCTCTGGGTCTTTCGCGATATCGATCCCGGCCGGCGAGCGGCCCTGGCTCAGGCCCTCTCCATCGCGCCGGCGACGGCGTCGTTGCTGCTCGCGAGGGGCGTGACGACGGCGGACGAAGCGACGGCCTGGCTTGCGCCAGTGCGCACGCACGATCCGTTTTTGATTCCCGACATCGAGGTCGCGATCGACCGTTTGCGCCAGGCGATGCAGCAGGGCGAGCGCGTCTGTTTTTACGGCGACTATGACGTGGACGGCATGTCCGCCACGAGTATCTATCTCTCCTTTTTTCGCGGCCTGGGGGCCGATGTTCGGGCCTATGTGCCGCACCGGATTCGTGAAGGTTATGGGTTGAACGAAGGCGCGATTCGCTCGCTGGCGGCGGAGGGCGTGACGCTGCTGGTCACCTCGGATTGCGGAACGACGTCCCATCGTGAAATTGCTCTGGCCAAGGAGCTCGGCATGGATGTGCTGGTCACGGACCACCATCAAACCGACGAGCAGATGCCGCCCGCCTTGGCGGTGATGAATCCTCACCGGCGCGACGCGCGCTATCCCTTTCGCGGGCTCTGTTCCGGCGGGCTGGCCTATAAAGTCGTCGATGCCTATCAGCAACGCTTTGGCCCTGGCGCGGTGCCGCTGGAGTCGCTCCTGGATCTCGTCGCCCTTTCGACGATTGCCGACGTGGTGCCATTGCAGGATGAGAATCGCGGGTTTGTCCGCGCGGGATTGCAGCAGCTCACGCGTGGATCCCGGTGCGGGATTCGCGCGCTCAAACAGGTGGCGGGCATCACGCGCGACTGTTCGGCGGAGACCATCGGTTTCAAGCTGGGGCCGCGGCTCAATGCGGCCGGACGCATGGATCATGCGATCAAGGGGGTGCAGCTCCTGACGACCGAGTCCGAGGCGGAAGCCAGGATGCTCGCACAGGAACTCGATCAACTGAACCGCCAGCGGCAGGAGCTCGAAGCGGAGATCATGCGCGAGGCCTTGGACGTCTTGGGCGAGGGCGAGATTCCTCCGGCGATCGTGCTGGGCTCGCGCCGCTGGCATTTGGGCGTGGTCGGCATCGTCGCGGCGCGGCTGGTGGAACGATTCCACCGTCCGGCCATCGTCATGGCGATTAATGAGCAGGGTATCGGCAAGGGGTCGGCCAGGACGACTCCCGGGTTCGATCTCTATCAGGGCCTGGCCGCTTGCAATGATCTTCTCGTGGCCTTCGGCGGGCATCCGAGCGCGGCGGGCATGACGATTCAGGAAGCCCGCCTGCCGGAGTTTCAAGCCCGCTTTGCGGCGGTAGTGGGGGAGTGGGCCTTGAGCGGCGATGTGACGCCGACCCTGCACCTGGATTCCGAAGTCGCGCTGGAGGACGTGAATCTGCGGCTGATTCAGGAAATCGGCAGCCTCCACCCGTTCGGCGCCGGGAATCCTGAACCGATGTTCGCGGTGAAGGGGCTGGCCATCATGGAGGCGCGGGTCGTCGGCGAGAAACATTTGAAGATGACAGTGCGGCAAGGGCGGTCGCTGCCGTTCGACAGCATCGGCTTCGGGATGAAGTCGCTCGCGGAGCAGGGGCTTTCGCTCAAGACGCCGGTCGATCTGGCCTTCACGCCCGAGCTCAACCATTGGAACGGGTACGACCGGATTCAACTGCGCATCAGGGACATGCGCGCGGCTTCCACCGGGTAG
- a CDS encoding PDZ domain-containing protein: MSFARGWGGAMVLVALLGLAEVAQAGTAAPAMTEEEAARLGEEFGIVVGAVDEEIQKELKLPAPQGVAVFEVIGNSRADYAGIKVRSVIKEIDKHEIRNMADFGQAIKKAMNECNFTVGTYEPGDPGDPVGWGVNFHFVGCKRD; this comes from the coding sequence ATGTCCTTTGCGCGTGGTTGGGGCGGAGCGATGGTGCTGGTTGCGTTGCTCGGCTTGGCTGAGGTGGCGCAGGCTGGTACCGCGGCGCCGGCGATGACAGAAGAAGAGGCCGCACGGCTGGGGGAAGAGTTCGGCATCGTCGTGGGGGCCGTCGATGAAGAGATTCAAAAAGAGTTGAAGCTGCCTGCCCCTCAAGGCGTGGCGGTGTTCGAAGTGATCGGGAATTCCCGTGCCGACTATGCGGGCATCAAGGTGCGGTCCGTTATCAAGGAAATCGACAAGCATGAAATCCGAAACATGGCGGACTTCGGCCAGGCGATCAAGAAGGCGATGAACGAGTGCAATTTTACCGTCGGGACCTACGAGCCGGGCGATCCGGGCGATCCGGTGGGATGGGGAGTGAACTTTCATTTCGTAGGCTGTAAGCGGGACTAG
- a CDS encoding multiheme c-type cytochrome produces MEQIVKAGKRWNLFVGLLSMAVAVLSVVFVDAPSAQDAKSQAVIEKAFPNSGKCKRCHERVFEEWETSPLSKSIHSAAFRASLDAYLNSSAGKDKALCFRCHAPHVREFPDQAQLFVDQAKSGEPSLDGVACAQCHLIKQVDRAKHPPEPKYELGSKTLYGPYKDFVQNLAHQSMELGLFQKSDLCLNCHQSVPSAVNLGKANDLLGSWDQSKAVKSGKECQSCHMPEQVGESANGEKKRKTANHTFPGRIGKLRQEAAKLDVQTKVEGEKTTVTVTVQSLVPHNLPTTHPAWASVALDLDIKGKNLKTVFTDKRLYGRVYQDAKGQKTNFDFEAVKVLEDTVLKPEETRIETFTFPTPKDTKTFDVEVTLNYAPITGPAVFLQRVEAESSKGSQDPVFQPIDIVKRTENIPVTK; encoded by the coding sequence ATGGAGCAAATCGTGAAAGCCGGCAAGCGATGGAATCTGTTTGTGGGATTGCTGTCGATGGCGGTGGCGGTGCTGAGCGTCGTGTTTGTCGATGCCCCATCGGCGCAGGATGCGAAGTCGCAGGCGGTGATCGAAAAGGCGTTCCCGAATTCCGGCAAGTGCAAGCGCTGCCACGAGCGCGTGTTCGAAGAGTGGGAAACCTCGCCTCTCTCCAAGTCGATCCATTCAGCCGCGTTCCGGGCTTCGCTTGATGCCTATCTCAATTCCTCTGCGGGCAAGGACAAAGCGCTCTGTTTCCGCTGCCATGCGCCGCATGTGCGCGAGTTTCCCGATCAGGCCCAGCTCTTTGTCGATCAAGCCAAGTCGGGCGAGCCGTCGCTCGATGGGGTCGCCTGCGCCCAGTGCCATTTGATCAAGCAGGTCGATCGCGCCAAGCATCCGCCGGAGCCGAAATACGAACTGGGCAGCAAGACTCTCTACGGGCCTTACAAGGATTTTGTGCAGAACCTGGCGCATCAGTCGATGGAGTTGGGCCTGTTTCAGAAATCCGATCTCTGCCTGAACTGCCACCAATCCGTGCCGTCAGCCGTGAATCTGGGGAAGGCCAACGATCTGCTGGGGAGCTGGGATCAGAGCAAGGCCGTGAAGTCCGGCAAAGAATGCCAGAGCTGCCACATGCCGGAACAGGTCGGTGAATCGGCCAATGGCGAGAAGAAGCGGAAAACGGCCAACCATACCTTCCCGGGCCGCATCGGCAAGCTGCGCCAGGAAGCGGCCAAGCTGGATGTGCAGACCAAGGTTGAGGGAGAGAAGACGACGGTGACCGTGACGGTCCAGAGCCTCGTGCCGCACAATTTGCCCACAACCCATCCGGCCTGGGCCAGCGTGGCCCTGGATTTGGATATCAAGGGCAAGAATCTGAAGACGGTGTTTACCGATAAACGTCTGTATGGGCGGGTCTATCAGGACGCCAAAGGCCAGAAGACCAACTTCGACTTCGAGGCGGTCAAGGTGCTGGAAGATACCGTCTTGAAGCCGGAAGAAACCCGCATCGAAACCTTCACCTTCCCCACGCCGAAAGACACCAAGACCTTCGACGTCGAAGTCACGCTCAACTACGCCCCAATCACTGGCCCCGCAGTATTCCTCCAGCGGGTCGAAGCCGAATCCTCAAAAGGCTCGCAAGACCCCGTCTTCCAACCTATCGATATCGTCAAGCGAACGGAAAATATTCCGGTCACGAAATAG
- a CDS encoding sodium-translocating pyrophosphatase — translation MSDSAIISFALIAAVAGIAYGLYLAMWVFKLNAGNAKMQEIAKAIQEGAGAYMNRQYKTVGVVAAVLFVVLLGAGAVSDKFGLLTAVGFLVGAGASALAGYVGMIIAVRANVRTAQAAHDGMNAALTVAFRGGAVTGLLLIGLGLFAITGFYTIAQSMAGQEKAIHALLSLGFGGSLISVFARVGGGIYTKAADVGADLVGKVEAGIPEDDPRNPAVIADNVGDNVGDCAGMAADLFETYAVTTVAAMVLAFTLFKGASAPILYPLALGGVTIFATIIGILFVKVSPGGEIMPALYKGLFVAGGIAAVAFLPITNMIMAGVGGVSGMSYYIAALIGLAVTLALVFITDYYTSKSYAPVKAIAKASETGHATNIIAGLAVGMQATSAPVVVIGAAILTSYWICGGAASGGLYGVAVAAVSMLSMAGIVVAIDAFGPITDNAGGIAEMAHLGKEVRDITDPLDAVGNTTKAVTKGYAIGSAGLAAVVLFAEYAREVGKGSGESTFDLSNPSVLVGLFLGGMLPFIFGALCMKAVGEAAGLVVEEVRRQFRTIKGIMEGTGKPEYGTCVDIVTQAAIKKMMIPGLIPVISPILVGVLLGPQALGGVLVGSIVTGLFVAISMTSGGGAWDNAKKFIEEQGLKGTDTHKAAVTGDTVGDPYKDTAGPAINPMIKVINIVALLIVSLIVK, via the coding sequence GTGAGCGACTCAGCCATCATTTCCTTTGCATTGATTGCGGCAGTAGCGGGCATTGCCTATGGCCTGTATTTGGCGATGTGGGTGTTCAAGCTGAACGCCGGCAACGCCAAGATGCAGGAGATTGCCAAGGCCATTCAGGAAGGCGCCGGCGCCTACATGAACCGTCAGTACAAGACGGTGGGTGTGGTGGCGGCGGTGCTGTTTGTGGTGCTGTTGGGCGCCGGGGCAGTCTCGGATAAATTCGGACTCTTGACGGCGGTCGGGTTCCTGGTCGGCGCCGGCGCGTCGGCGCTGGCCGGCTATGTCGGCATGATCATCGCCGTGCGCGCGAATGTGCGGACGGCGCAGGCCGCCCACGATGGGATGAATGCCGCCTTGACGGTGGCCTTTCGCGGCGGTGCGGTGACGGGGCTCTTGCTGATCGGGTTGGGGCTGTTCGCGATTACCGGCTTCTACACGATCGCGCAGTCGATGGCCGGCCAGGAGAAGGCGATTCATGCGTTGCTTAGCCTCGGGTTCGGCGGCAGTTTGATTTCCGTCTTTGCCCGGGTGGGCGGCGGCATCTATACGAAAGCGGCGGACGTGGGCGCGGACCTCGTCGGCAAGGTCGAGGCGGGGATTCCGGAGGACGATCCGCGGAATCCGGCGGTGATCGCGGACAACGTGGGTGACAATGTGGGCGACTGCGCCGGTATGGCGGCCGACCTGTTTGAGACCTATGCGGTCACGACGGTGGCGGCGATGGTGCTGGCCTTCACGCTGTTCAAGGGCGCGAGCGCGCCGATTCTCTATCCGCTCGCGTTGGGCGGCGTCACGATCTTTGCGACGATCATCGGCATTCTGTTTGTGAAAGTGAGCCCGGGCGGCGAAATTATGCCGGCTCTGTACAAGGGCCTGTTCGTGGCCGGCGGCATTGCAGCGGTCGCGTTTCTTCCGATCACGAATATGATCATGGCCGGCGTGGGCGGCGTGAGCGGCATGAGCTACTATATTGCGGCGTTAATCGGGTTAGCGGTGACGCTGGCGCTGGTGTTTATCACTGATTACTACACTTCCAAGAGCTATGCGCCGGTGAAGGCGATTGCCAAGGCCAGCGAAACGGGGCATGCGACGAACATCATTGCCGGCCTGGCGGTGGGGATGCAGGCCACGTCCGCTCCGGTGGTCGTGATCGGGGCGGCGATTCTGACCAGTTACTGGATTTGCGGCGGCGCGGCGTCCGGCGGCTTGTATGGCGTGGCAGTGGCGGCGGTGTCGATGCTGTCAATGGCGGGTATTGTCGTGGCGATCGATGCGTTCGGTCCGATCACGGACAATGCCGGTGGGATCGCGGAAATGGCGCACCTCGGCAAGGAAGTGCGGGACATCACCGATCCGTTGGACGCGGTGGGAAACACGACCAAGGCCGTGACCAAGGGCTATGCGATCGGGTCGGCCGGATTGGCGGCGGTGGTGCTGTTTGCCGAATACGCGCGTGAGGTTGGGAAAGGGAGCGGAGAGAGCACGTTCGATCTGTCGAATCCTTCCGTGCTGGTCGGCCTGTTCTTGGGCGGCATGTTGCCGTTTATTTTCGGCGCCCTGTGCATGAAAGCCGTGGGTGAGGCGGCTGGTCTTGTCGTGGAAGAGGTGCGGAGGCAGTTCCGGACGATCAAAGGGATTATGGAAGGGACGGGAAAGCCCGAGTACGGCACCTGTGTCGATATCGTGACGCAGGCGGCCATCAAGAAGATGATGATCCCAGGGCTCATTCCGGTCATCTCACCGATCCTGGTCGGTGTGCTCCTTGGGCCGCAGGCGCTCGGTGGCGTGCTGGTCGGCAGCATCGTGACCGGCCTCTTTGTCGCCATCTCGATGACGAGCGGCGGCGGCGCCTGGGACAATGCGAAGAAGTTCATTGAGGAGCAGGGGCTGAAAGGCACCGACACGCACAAGGCGGCGGTGACCGGCGACACGGTCGGCGATCCGTACAAGGACACGGCCGGTCCGGCGATCAACCCGATGATCAAGGTCATCAACATCGTGGCCTTGCTGATCGTGTCGCTGATCGTGAAATAG
- a CDS encoding multiheme c-type cytochrome: MPIRRLAAWLFLLLAIWLQALPHERAIAQKADGQAPAEWVAEIEKVFIRSEDCKQCHDRHYEEWKGVREQTPDLKTFGRVDAALLHGTALESPVFRTVLGVWMQTNPTLDERRRCLACHVPSTTVFPQHVEKITAQVLAGKPQVEGIGCASCHMINAVEKTPSSPPTFKLSPGAAMYGPFADPEENLVHVGVQSELFRGANFCASCHFDKVKDVTQKELPGEILQGTVCQDCHMEPSTGSSTSRRGSMTRAIGRHWFRGVVIPGTLLKNRNLQAEWMPRVDIDVAKSSGVLEGTALVKVGSLPHSFPDGDPVLKQFMLTITVKDAQGKVLGEDTKRFGLPYDKILRGPIPDPFIKGGNTRKVPFTLPLAAGAAPATVEAVLNYALIPTPEPALRDKYLATLGSDKERDEAKKVLDEYTQPRLLTYRAKTL; encoded by the coding sequence ATGCCGATACGACGACTGGCAGCCTGGCTCTTCTTGCTGCTTGCCATTTGGCTGCAGGCGCTGCCTCACGAGCGGGCGATTGCGCAGAAAGCCGATGGCCAGGCTCCGGCCGAATGGGTCGCGGAGATCGAGAAGGTCTTTATCCGCTCCGAGGATTGCAAACAATGCCACGATCGCCACTATGAAGAGTGGAAAGGCGTGCGTGAGCAGACGCCGGATCTGAAAACCTTCGGCCGGGTCGATGCGGCTCTCCTGCACGGCACGGCGCTGGAGTCCCCCGTCTTTCGCACCGTGTTAGGCGTCTGGATGCAGACGAATCCCACGCTCGATGAGCGCCGGCGCTGCCTTGCGTGCCATGTTCCTTCGACCACGGTCTTCCCCCAGCATGTCGAAAAAATTACGGCGCAGGTCCTGGCCGGGAAACCGCAGGTTGAAGGCATCGGCTGCGCCTCCTGTCACATGATCAATGCAGTGGAGAAGACGCCAAGTTCTCCGCCGACCTTCAAGCTCTCGCCGGGGGCGGCCATGTATGGTCCCTTTGCGGATCCGGAAGAAAATCTGGTCCATGTCGGCGTGCAGTCGGAGTTGTTCCGTGGCGCGAACTTCTGCGCCTCCTGCCACTTCGATAAAGTGAAGGACGTGACCCAAAAGGAGTTGCCCGGAGAAATTTTGCAGGGAACCGTCTGTCAGGATTGCCACATGGAGCCCTCGACGGGCAGTTCGACGTCCAGGCGCGGGTCGATGACCCGTGCGATCGGCCGGCACTGGTTCAGAGGCGTTGTCATTCCGGGAACGCTCTTGAAGAATCGGAACTTGCAAGCTGAATGGATGCCGCGGGTCGATATCGATGTGGCCAAGTCGAGCGGTGTCCTGGAGGGCACCGCGCTGGTCAAGGTGGGCAGTTTGCCGCATAGTTTCCCGGACGGCGATCCGGTGTTGAAACAGTTCATGCTGACGATCACCGTCAAGGATGCGCAGGGCAAGGTGCTGGGCGAAGACACGAAACGCTTCGGGTTGCCCTATGACAAGATTCTCCGTGGCCCGATCCCCGATCCCTTCATCAAGGGCGGCAACACCCGCAAAGTGCCCTTCACGCTGCCGCTTGCGGCCGGTGCCGCGCCGGCGACGGTGGAAGCCGTGCTGAATTATGCGTTGATCCCAACTCCTGAACCGGCCTTGCGCGACAAGTACCTGGCCACGCTGGGAAGCGACAAGGAGCGGGACGAGGCCAAGAAGGTGCTCGACGAATATACCCAGCCGCGCCTGCTGACCTATCGGGCCAAGACGCTCTAG
- a CDS encoding bifunctional (p)ppGpp synthetase/guanosine-3',5'-bis(diphosphate) 3'-pyrophosphohydrolase, translated as MVYETVTDIDQLLDRIRSYQPEADLGLVRKAYEFSAKAHEGQVRRSGEPYVQHPVAVAGVLTLLKTDVAAVVAALLHDTLEDTVATPEELEREFGKEVVHLVDGVTKIGKITFRNYEEKQAENFRKMVLSMADDIRVVIIKLADRLHNMRTLEHMSEAKRQEISQETMEIYAPLANRIGIGWVKNELEDLCLKHLKPDVYEMLRVRVAKRDEDRQQYIQEVRELVEKALAEAGLPGTVYGRPKHLYGIYQKMNKQDITFEEVYDLTALRIITDTKMNCYALLGVIHSLWRPLPGRFKDYIAIPKSNLYQSLHTTVVGPKGEHVEFQIRTEEMHRVAEYGIAAHWKYKEQGRVAEKDSKAFGWLHQFVEWHQDLPDNRQFMDSVKLDLFHDVVYIFTPKGTVKELPKGSTPIDFAYAIHTEVGDHCVGAKVNGKIVPLKHQVESGDTVEILTSPNQTPHKDWLKFVRTSRAKTKIKHWIKAEEQTRSLDIGRRLLESELRRHGFAPAQMLKSEQLVEVARQSGYDTLDELVAAVGFGHMATAEIVAKLASPGTAAPAPPAEPALAHKVPAGKPDDKGVKVKGARDLLMQLSRCCNPVPGDRIIGYITRGRGLTIHSVDCPNLEALDYDRERLVEVDWDAGTPGIHAVKVSVMAVDKTGVLANVSSAIAECHANISRAEITTREDRKAVLDFVVEVNDTKHINQVLKTIERVDGVISARRIRAWQEK; from the coding sequence ATGGTCTACGAAACGGTCACCGACATCGATCAATTGCTCGATCGCATCCGGAGCTATCAGCCGGAGGCCGATCTGGGACTGGTGCGGAAGGCCTATGAATTCTCCGCCAAAGCGCATGAAGGACAAGTGCGCCGTTCGGGAGAACCCTATGTCCAGCATCCCGTGGCGGTGGCAGGGGTGCTGACCTTGCTCAAGACGGATGTGGCGGCCGTGGTGGCCGCGCTGCTCCATGACACGCTGGAGGACACGGTGGCGACGCCGGAGGAACTCGAGCGTGAGTTCGGCAAGGAAGTGGTGCACCTCGTCGATGGCGTGACGAAGATCGGCAAGATCACGTTCCGCAACTATGAAGAAAAGCAGGCGGAGAATTTCCGCAAGATGGTCCTCTCGATGGCCGACGATATCCGCGTCGTCATCATCAAGCTGGCCGACCGCCTGCACAATATGCGGACGCTCGAACATATGAGCGAGGCGAAGCGCCAGGAAATCTCGCAGGAGACGATGGAGATTTATGCGCCGCTCGCGAACCGGATCGGCATCGGGTGGGTCAAGAACGAGCTGGAAGACTTGTGCCTGAAGCATCTCAAGCCCGATGTGTATGAAATGCTGCGTGTGCGGGTGGCGAAGCGGGATGAAGACCGGCAGCAGTATATTCAGGAAGTGCGGGAGCTGGTCGAGAAGGCGCTGGCCGAAGCCGGATTGCCCGGCACGGTGTACGGGCGTCCAAAGCACCTGTACGGCATCTATCAGAAGATGAACAAGCAGGATATTACCTTCGAGGAAGTCTACGACCTCACGGCCTTGCGGATCATCACCGACACGAAGATGAATTGCTATGCGCTGCTCGGCGTCATCCACTCGCTGTGGCGGCCGCTGCCCGGCCGGTTCAAGGACTACATCGCCATACCGAAATCCAACCTCTATCAATCCCTCCATACGACCGTGGTCGGGCCGAAGGGCGAGCATGTCGAGTTTCAGATCCGGACGGAAGAGATGCACCGGGTCGCCGAATACGGGATTGCGGCTCATTGGAAATACAAAGAACAGGGCCGGGTGGCGGAGAAAGACAGCAAGGCGTTCGGCTGGCTCCATCAGTTTGTCGAATGGCACCAGGATTTGCCGGATAACCGGCAGTTCATGGATTCGGTCAAGCTGGATCTCTTCCATGACGTGGTCTACATCTTCACGCCGAAGGGCACGGTGAAGGAGTTGCCGAAAGGCTCCACGCCGATCGACTTTGCCTATGCCATTCATACGGAGGTCGGCGACCATTGCGTGGGAGCAAAGGTCAACGGCAAGATCGTTCCGCTGAAGCATCAGGTCGAGAGCGGTGACACGGTCGAGATTCTGACGTCTCCGAATCAGACCCCCCACAAAGACTGGCTCAAATTCGTCCGCACCTCGCGCGCGAAGACGAAGATCAAACATTGGATCAAGGCGGAAGAACAGACGCGGAGCCTGGACATTGGGCGGCGGCTGCTGGAATCCGAGCTGCGGCGGCACGGGTTCGCCCCGGCTCAGATGCTGAAGTCGGAACAGTTGGTGGAGGTGGCCCGTCAATCGGGATACGACACCCTCGACGAATTAGTCGCCGCCGTTGGATTCGGCCACATGGCCACTGCGGAGATCGTCGCCAAGCTCGCGTCTCCGGGCACGGCGGCGCCCGCGCCGCCGGCGGAGCCGGCTCTGGCGCATAAGGTCCCGGCGGGGAAGCCGGACGACAAGGGCGTGAAGGTCAAAGGCGCGCGGGATCTGTTGATGCAGCTGTCCCGCTGCTGCAATCCGGTTCCCGGCGATCGCATCATCGGCTACATCACGCGCGGGCGGGGGCTCACGATTCATTCCGTCGATTGTCCCAATCTCGAAGCGCTCGATTACGACCGGGAGCGTCTGGTGGAAGTGGATTGGGATGCGGGCACGCCGGGGATCCATGCCGTGAAAGTCTCGGTGATGGCCGTCGATAAGACGGGAGTGCTGGCCAATGTGTCGTCGGCGATTGCCGAATGTCATGCCAACATCAGCCGGGCGGAAATCACGACCCGCGAAGACCGGAAAGCGGTGCTGGATTTTGTCGTCGAGGTCAACGACACGAAACACATCAATCAGGTGCTGAAGACGATTGAACGGGTCGATGGGGTGATTTCGGCGCGGCGTATTCGGGCCTGGCAGGAAAAGTAA